A stretch of Triticum aestivum cultivar Chinese Spring chromosome 1D, IWGSC CS RefSeq v2.1, whole genome shotgun sequence DNA encodes these proteins:
- the LOC123162515 gene encoding desmethyl-deoxy-podophyllotoxin synthase has protein sequence MEDDASYFMLVLALVPLVYIIRFYYLASSRCHNRGLRLPPGPWQLPVIGSLHHLFGALPHRALRDLSRRHGPLMLLMFGTNRPVIVVSTAKAAKEMMKTHDTTFCARPLTSALKAISKHGLGIVFAPYGDHWRQMRKICFLELLSAKRIATFSSIRGEETDRFIRSIVATLEPVVNLSELLAAYLTDTTVHMIMGGQFTEQETLLRHVDEAVGIVSGVALPDLFPSSRLARALSTTLRSAEVFREAFLALMGHAIDDHLESRRSASSSEQVDQEDIIDVLLRVQGEGNLEPPLTMNNIKAVVFDLLAGGTETTSTTLQWAMAELMRNPSIMTRAQDEVRGAFMGQNKVTEECLGELSYLQCIIKETLRLHPPGPLVPRECREQCRILGYDVPKGTTILVNVWAISRDPECWDEPEEFVPERFVASARDFKGNSFEFIPFGTGRRICPGMLFGLATIELALASLLFHFDWSLPDGTLPSELDMTETMGVAARKKVPLWLRPTPHVYLPC, from the exons ATGGAGGATGACGCATCCTACTTTATGCTAGTGCTAGCTCTGGTTCCTCTTGTGTACATCATTCGGTTCTACTACCTAGCTTCCTCTCGTTGTCACAACCGTGGCCTACGGCTCCCTCCAGGCCCATGGCAGCTACCTGTGATCGGCAGTCTCCACCATCTTTTTGGCGCCCTCCCACACCGTGCATTACGAGACCTATCAAGGCGACACGGCCCTCTCATGCTCCTCATGTTCGGCACGAACCGGCCGGTCATCGTCGTTTCCACCGCCAAGGCTGCCAAGGAGATGATGAAGACGCACGATACCACCTTCTGCGCGAGGCCACTGACCTCAGCTCTCAAGGCCATTAGCAAGCATGGCCTGGGGATCGTCTTCGCCCCGTACGGTGACCACTGGCGACAAATGCGCAAGATCTGCTTCCTCGAGCTGCTGAGTGCCAAGCGCATCGCCACGTTCAGCTCCATAAGGGGAGAGGAGACGGACAGATTCATCCGGTCCATCGTGGCAACGCTAGAGCCGGTCGTGAATCTGAGCGAGTTGCTGGCGGCGTACCTGACAGACACAACGGTGCACATGATCATGGGTGGACAGTTCACGGAGCAGGAGACCTTGCTCCGGCACGTCGACGAGGCGGTGGGGATTGTAAGCGGCGTCGCCCTGCCCGACCTGTTCCCGTCGTCGAGGCTGGCGCGCGCTCTGAGCACCACACTGCGCAGTGCCGAGGTGTTCCGAGAGGCCTTTTTAGCGTTGATGGGCCATGCCATAGATGATCATCTGGAGAGCAGGAGGAGCGCTTCTTCCTCTGAACAAGTAGACCAGGAAGACATCATCGATGTGCTCTTGAGGGTGCAGGGAGAAGGCAACCTTGAGCCACCCCTCACCATGAACAACATCAAAGCAGTTGTCTTC GACCTTCTTGCAGGGGGGACAGAGACAACATCGACAACGCTACAGTGGGCCATGGCAGAGCTGATGCGAAACCCAAGCATCATGACCAGGGCGCAAGATGAGGTCAGGGGAGCCTTCATGGGACAAAACAAGGTCACTGAAGAGTGTCTAGGTGAGCTGAGCTACTTGCAATGCATCATCAAGGAGACCTTGCGGCTGCACCCTCCTGGGCCGTTAGTACCAAGGGAGTGCAGAGAGCAGTGCAGAATACTCGGCTACGACGTGCCCAAAGGAACCACCATTCTCGTCAATGTTTGGGCCATCTCTAGAGACCCGGAATGCTGGGATGAGCCCGAAGAATTCGTGCCAGAGAGGTTTGTGGCGAGTGCCAGAGATTTCAAAGGCAACAGCTTCGAGTTCATACCATTCGGCACCGGTCGTCGGATCTGCCCCGGGATGCTGTTTGGGCTTGCTACTATTGAGCTAGCTCTTGCAAGCCTTCTGTTTCATTTTGATTGGAGTCTCCCTGATGGCACTCTTCCTAGTgaactggacatgacagaaaccaTGGGAGTGGCGGCTAGGAAAAAGGTGCCTCTGTGGTTGCGTCCAACTCCCCATGTATATTTGCCTTGCTGA